One Cuculus canorus isolate bCucCan1 chromosome 2, bCucCan1.pri, whole genome shotgun sequence genomic region harbors:
- the LOC104057020 gene encoding sodium channel protein type 5 subunit alpha isoform X2, translating to MAVNKLPEELSWTEHVFTAIYTGEILIKVLARGLFWNEFTFLRDPWNCLDLVVIVITYVTMFKSMGKISALRTFRVLRTLKAVSVIPGLKVIVNSLIESVKKLTDVLILTVFCLSIFALIGLQLFMCNLKSKCVLNNTTFNESLCKDAKIYVQGKEDICSRMNKSSEILLCGFTPEPNKECPENYTCQKVGENPDFGYTSFDHFGWAFLSLFRLMTQDSWERLYRQVIRTSGKSSFIFFLGVIFLCSFYLFNLILAVVTMAYEEQNRATLAETQAKEKLLQNAQQVLEKEKMLAAGEGNKDTYVTSEMSVADLKNSKEKRMKEKTSTFKQSLILGDRGKEDHVFHSQPGHCQKKLRQILLSYELSVESINDPFRRQRLMSAATVITDNLQLQESKLKCPSFWTRFSQKYLIWNCCPFWEAVKKKVQLVILNPFVDLLITICIIVNTFFMALEHPDMPSHYRRMICISDKVFTLIFTAEMILKIIALDPYNYFQQKWNIFDSIVVMIGLISFQDNLSYFRVLRIFKLAKSWPALNTLMKIILNSVGALGNLTLVLVITVFIFAVVGKQVLGNYYKTNALKISTDKNLRWHMKDFCHSFLIVFRILCREWIETMWECMEVAGEGLCLPIFLLVLVIGNLVVLNLFIALLLSSFNTDSSLGQEDTGQMTKSQIAIAQIYKGLQFAKNRIVNHCGKIMKRKPKTTSRKKTLVRISARDIEKNNYAMTDVKKDVDSNCFDIEYYSTEESSSIRRKYEEFLTHRSTCAPIAIAETYTDEGDDEYSVCTDIEYRKQKCDGGSYSEASTVDPVILLEMISQPKKSDLPKDCFAEGCLVCFPCCAVDITKFPCRTWWKFRKTCYRIVKHSWFETFIIFIIVLSSAALAFEDIHLQDRKNVKLVLEYADGIFTYIFFMEMLLKWVAYGLHSYFTNAWCWLDFIIVCLSFVSWGLKNVSEAPSLCSSGSALKSLRTLRALRPLRALSRFEGIKVVVNALLGAIPSILNVLLVCVVFWLLFNIAGVQFLGKKFSKCILKEGDINLIDNKDNCTFYNGTWKNNDVNFDNVGIGYLALLQVATFKGWLDIMYAAVDSRGINEQPKFEASSAMYMYFVIFIIFGSFFMLNLFVGVVISNFNQQRKKLGAKELFLTEEQRKYYNALKKLGSKKPRKPIPRPLVLDFLKAFGLCPLLHF from the exons ATGGCTGTAAATAAACTTCCAGAAGAACTCAGCTGGACTGA ACATGTTTTTACTGCCATATATACTGgtgaaatattaataaaagtaTTAGCAAGAGGATTGTTTTGGAATGAATTTACCTTCCTTCGAGATCCATGGAACTGCTTGGATCTTGTTGTTATAGTAATAAC GTATGTTACTATGTTCAAAAGTATGGGCAAGATTTCAGCTCTTCGAACTTTCAGAGTACTGAGGACCTTGAAAGCTGTTTCAGTAATACCAG GTCTGAAAGTCATCGTAAATTCACTTATTGAATCCGTTAAGAAACTTACTGATGTGTTGATCTTGACTGTTTTTTGCTTGAGTATATTTGCTCTAATAGGCCTCCAGCTTTTTATGTGCAATTTAAAATCCAAATGTGTCCTCAATAATACTACGTTCAATGAGTCATTATGTAAGGATGCCAAGATATACGTACAAGGCaaagaag ATATCTGCTCCAGAATGAATAAATCTTCTGAAATATTGCTCTGTGGGTTCACTCCGGAACCCAA CAAAGAGTGCCCGGAAAACTATACCTGCCAGAAGGTTGGGGAGAATCCTGACTTTGGTTATACAAGTTTTGATCATTTTGGCTGGgccttcctttctttattcCGTCTGATGACCCAAGATTCCTGGGAGCGTCTCTACAGACAA GTTATCCGTACATCTGGAAAGAGctccttcatattttttctgGGGGTCATTTTTTTATGCTCGTTTTACCTCTTCAATCTGATCTTGGCTGTAGTAACTATGGCATATGAAGAGCAAAATAGAGCTACTCTTGCTGAAACacaggcaaaggaaaaattacttcaaaatgcCCAGCAAGTtctagagaaggaaaag ATGTTGGCTGCTGGAGAGGGTAACAAGGATACATATGTCACATCTGAAATGTCAGTTGCTGACttgaaaaattcaaaagaaaaaaggatgaaagaaaaaacatctacTTTTAAACAAAGCTTAATTTTAGGTGATCGTGGCAAAGAGGACCATGTATTTCATTCACAACCTGGTCATTGCCAGAAGAAGCTA AGGCAGATTCTGCTGTCCTATGAATTGTCAGTGGAGTCCATTAATGATCCCTTTCGAAGACAGAGGTTAATGAGTGCAGCCACTGTTATTACAGATAATTTGC AACTACAAGAGTCCAAATTGAAATGTCCTTCATTCTGGACACGTTTTTCTCAAAAGTATCTAATTTGGAATTGTTGCCCATTCTGGGAAGCAGTCAAAAAGAAGGTGCAATTGGTAATTTTGAATCCATTTGTTGATCTCTTAATCACGATTTGCATTATTGTGAATACCTTTTTCATGGCTCTGGAGCACCCTGACATGCCATCGCATTACCGACGAATGATCTGTATAAGTGACAAG GTCTTCACTCTgatttttacagcagaaatgATCTTGAAAATCATCGCTCTAGATCCTTACAActattttcagcaaaaatggaatatttttgataGCATAGTTGTTATGATTGGCCTAATAAGCTTTCAAGACAATCTCTCATATTTCAGGGTG CTCAGGATCTTCAAATTGGCCAAGTCCTGGCCAGCCTTAAATACtcttatgaaaataattctaaacTCTGTTGGTGCTCTGGGTAACCTCACCCTGGTTTTGGTTATCACCGTATTTATATTTGCTGTAGTAGGAAAGCAGGTTTTGGGCAATTATTATAAGAcaaatgccttaaaaataagCACTGATAAGAATTTACGCTGGCATATGAAAGACTTTTGTCATTCATTCCTGATTGTATTCCGGATATTGTGTAGAGAATGGATTGAAACCATGTGGGAGTGTATGGAAGtggctggagaagggctatGTCTTCCCATTTTCCTACTAGTCCTGGTGATAGGAAACTTGGTG gtgCTCAACCTATTCATTGCCTTGCTGCTGAGTTCATTCAATACTGACTCCTCATTGGGACAAGAGGACACTGGACAAATGACTAAAAGTCAGATTGCCATTGCGCAGATTTACAAGGGTCTGCAGTTTGCGAAAAACAGAATTGTGAATCACTGTGGCAAAATAATGAAAcgaaaacccaaaacaacatCCAGAAAGAAGACTTTGGTGAGAATTTCTGCCAGAGatatagagaaaaataactatGCCATGACAGATGTCAAGAAGGATGTAGACAGCAATTGCTTTGACATTGAGTATTACAGTACTGAAGAGAGTTCCTCGATAAGAAGGaaatatgaagaatttttaaCCCATCGTAGTACCTGTGCTCCCATTGCAATAGCAGAGACTTACACTGATGAAGGTGATGACGAGTACAGTGTATGCACAGACATAGAATACAGAAAACAG AAATGTGATGGTGGTAGCTATTCTGAAGCAAGCACTGTGGATCCAGTTATTCTTCTGGAGATGATTTCCCAGCCTAAAAAGTCAGACCTACCTAAGGACTGTTTTGCAGAAG gttGTCTTGTATGTTTCCCATGTTGTGCAGTGGATATCACTAAATTTCCATGCAGAACTTGGTGGAAATTTAGAAAAACTTGCTACAGAATTGTTAAACATAGCTGGTTTGAaacttttataatttttattatagtATTGAGCAGCGCAGCACTg GCATTTGAAGATATTCACcttcaggacagaaaaaatgtgaaattggTCCTGGAGTATGCTGATGGAATATTTACCTACATCTTTTTTATGGAGATGCTTCTGAAGTGGGTAGCATATGGTTTACACAGTTATTTCACAAATGCCTGGTGTTGGCTTGACTTCATCATTGTGTGT CTGTCATTTGTTTCCTGGGGACTAAAGAATGTTTCTGAAGCCCCATCACTCTGTTCTTCTGGGAGTGCCCTGAAATCTCTCAGGACTCTTAGAGCATTGAGGCCTCTACGAGCTTTGTCAAGATTTGAAGGGATAAAG gtTGTTGTGAATGCACTCTTAGGAGCTATCCCCTCAATCTTGAATGTTTTGCTCGTCTGCGTTGTCTTCTGGCTCCTATTTAACATTGCAGGAGTTCaattccttggaaaaaaattttcaaaatgcataCTTAAGGAAGGAGATATCAATCTAATTGATAACAAAGATAATTGTACTTTCTATAATGgaacatggaaaaataatgatgtAAACTTTGATAATGTTGGGATAGGATACTTGGCTCTTCTCCAAGTG GCAACTTTTAAAGGCTGGTTGGATATTATGTATGCAGCAGTGGATTCACGTGGG